In a single window of the Cervus elaphus chromosome 1, mCerEla1.1, whole genome shotgun sequence genome:
- the LOC122700385 gene encoding olfactory receptor 51V1-like, with product MSAISILNFNSSRFTLTGFPGLEVDYLWLSIPFASIYAMVFLGNCMVLHVIRTEPSLHQPMFYFLAMLALTDLCVGLSTVHTVLGILWGVIQEISLDSCIAQSYFIHGLSFMESSVLLTMAFDRYIAICNPLRYSSILTNDKIMKIGVAILCRSSMLIPPVIIRLKFLNYCHPHILSHSFCLHQDLIRMACSNIRFNSIYGLALVVSNLLLDAVLIIISYIMILHAVLAIASREERIKSLQTCVSHICAVLVFYIPIIGLTMVHRFGRHLSPWVHVLMGNVYILFPPLMNPIIYSIKTQQIRRRVQRLFYLTKCKS from the coding sequence ATGTCTGCTATCTCTATCTTGAATTTCAATAGTTCCAGATTTACTCTCACTGGTTTTCCTGGCTTAGAAGTTGACTACCTCTGGCTCTCCATCCCTTTCGCCTCCATTTATGCCATGGTTTTCCTGGGGAACTGCATGGTGCTCCACGTGATCAGGACTGAGCCAAGCCTACACCAGCCCATGTTCTACTTCCTGGCCATGCTGGCCCTCACTGACCTGTGTGTGGGGCTGTCCACCGTGCACACAGTGCTAGGAATCCTATGGGGGGTCATTCAAGAGATCAGCCTGGATTCCTGCATTGCCCAGTCCTATTTCATCCATGGTCTGTCCTTCATGGAGTCCTCTGTCCTCCTTACTATGGCTTTTGACCGCTACATTGCCATTTGCAACCCACTACGCTATTCCTCCATCCTAACTAATGACAAAATCATGAAGATTGGGGTGGCGATCTTATGTAGGAGTTCTATGCTCATACCTCCAGTCATTATTCGCCTAAAGTTCTTAAACTATTGTCACCCCCACATCCTTTCTCACTCTTTCTGCCTGCACCAAGACTTAATTCGAATGGCCTGTTCAAACATCCGCTTCAATAGCATCTATGGTCTGGCCCTGGTGGTCAGCAACCTGTTGTTGGATGCAGTGCTCATCATTATCTCCTATATCATGATCTTGCATGCGGTCTTAGCAATTGCATCACGAGAAGAGAGAATCAAGTCTTTGCAGACCTGTGTATCTCACATCTgtgctgttttggttttttacatCCCAATCATTGGTCTGACCATGGTTCATCGTTTTGGCAGACACCTCTCACCCTGGGTTCATGTTCTCATGGGCAATGTCTATATTCTTTTCCCACCCTTAATGAACCCCATTATTTATAGTATCAAGACCCAGCAAATACGAAGAAGAGTCCAGAGATTGTTTTACTTGACAAAATGTAAGTCTTAA
- the LOC122700453 gene encoding olfactory receptor 52Z1-like → MTTSSNYTNLRDIWYTMIGIPGLEDAHTWISIPICSMYIVAVVGNTLLLFLIFTEHSLHEPMYLFLSMLALADIFLSTVTTPKMLAIFWFQEGGISFGSCVSQMFFLHFIFVAESAILLAMAFDRYVAICYPLRYTTILTPSVIGKIGIASIIRSFLICFPLVFLVYRLTYCGRNIIRHSYCEHMGIARLACDSIQVNIYYGVIVALFSTCLDVVLIIISYALILCTVFRIPSQDARLKALGTCGSHVCVILLFYTPAFFSFFAHRFGGHSIPLHVHILLANLYVVVPPTLNPIIYGVKTKQIQEKFIQVFSLSKKFC, encoded by the coding sequence ATGACAACCTCTTCAAACTACACTAACCTTAGAGACATTTGGTACACCATGATTGGGATCCCAGGACTGGAAGATGCACACACGTGGATCTCCATCCCCATTTGTTCCATGTACATAGTCGCTGTTGTAGGAAATACCCTCTTGCTATTTCTGATCTTCACTGAGCACAGTCTTCATGAACCCATGTATCTTTTCCTCTCCATGTTAGCCTTGGCAGATATCTTTCTCTCCACTGTCACCACACCCAAGATGTTAGCAATCTTCTGGTTCCAAGAAGGGGGTATATCTTTTGGTAGCTGTGTGTCCCAGATGTTTTTCCTCCACTTCATCTTTGTAGCAGAGTCTGCCATACTCCTGGCCATGGCATTTGATCGCTATGTAGCCATCTGTTATCCACTAAGATATACTACCATTCTAACACCCTCAGTCATTGGAAAAATAGGCATTGCTTCTATAATTaggagtttcctcatctgtttcccCTTGGTTTTTCTGGTTTATCGGCTTACTTACTGTGGAAGGAACATTATTCGTCACTCATACTGTGAACATATGGGCAttgccaggcttgcctgtgatAGCATTCAGGTCAACATCTACTATGGGGTTATTGTGGCTCTATTTTCCACATGCCTGGATGTGGTGCTTATCATCATCTCTTATGCCCTAATACTTTGTACTGTGTTTAGAATTCCTTCCCAAGATGCCCGGCTCAAGGCTCTGGGTACTTGTGGCTCCCATGTGTGTGTTATATTACTGTTCTATACCCCAgcctttttttcattctttgctcACCGATTTGGGGGCCACAGTATACCATTACATGTACATATTCTTCTTGCCAATCTTTATGTGGTGGTACCACCCACTCTCAACCCCATCATTTATGGAGTTAAGACCAAGCAAATTCAGGAGAAATTTATCCAGGTCTTTTCTTTGAGCAAGAAATTTTGCTGA